A window of Deltaproteobacteria bacterium contains these coding sequences:
- a CDS encoding DUF6515 family protein, translated as MRRTFAIALAAGLLLAPLAGQARGFGGGGFAGRGGGGFGGGGRLGGGGFGGGGGFGQGHFGGGGLGSVGASGRLGGEGGTRSLEGGQGNAQDRQSQRQSWSSGNQANRQATAESMQSSRQSTGESMQQSRESTAQTMQKNAYDHWDGYYDHNAGYYGGACYGCGGGSEAGAAAVGALAGLAVGASVASLPPRTTTVYVAGSPYYYDGSHYYAPQGSGYQVVKPPQGAAVAKLPQGAVRQDIGGTTYYYADGSFYKPFYNGSSAIYQVVPPPSS; from the coding sequence ATGCGGAGGACATTCGCGATCGCGCTGGCGGCGGGCCTGCTGCTCGCACCGCTCGCCGGTCAGGCGCGCGGCTTCGGCGGCGGTGGCTTCGCGGGGCGCGGCGGTGGCGGCTTCGGGGGCGGCGGCCGTCTCGGCGGTGGGGGATTCGGCGGTGGCGGGGGCTTCGGCCAGGGCCACTTCGGTGGCGGCGGGCTCGGCAGCGTCGGCGCTTCGGGCCGGCTCGGCGGGGAGGGCGGGACGCGCTCCCTCGAGGGCGGCCAGGGCAACGCCCAGGACCGCCAGTCGCAACGCCAGTCCTGGTCGTCCGGCAACCAGGCGAACCGCCAGGCGACCGCCGAGAGCATGCAGTCGAGCCGCCAGTCCACGGGCGAGAGCATGCAGCAGAGCCGGGAGTCGACGGCCCAGACGATGCAGAAGAACGCCTACGACCACTGGGACGGCTACTACGACCACAACGCCGGCTACTACGGCGGCGCCTGCTACGGCTGCGGCGGGGGCAGCGAGGCGGGCGCGGCAGCCGTGGGCGCCCTCGCGGGCCTGGCCGTCGGGGCCAGCGTCGCGAGCCTGCCGCCCCGCACCACGACGGTGTACGTGGCCGGCAGCCCGTACTACTACGACGGCAGCCACTACTACGCGCCGCAGGGCTCGGGCTACCAGGTCGTGAAGCCGCCGCAAGGCGCCGCCGTCGCGAAGCTGCCGCAGGGCGCCGTGCGGCAGGACATCGGCGGCACGACCTACTACTACGCCGACGGGAGCTTCTACAAGCCCTTCTACAACGGCAGCAGCGCGATCTACCAGGTCGTTCCTCCGCCCTCGAGCTAG
- a CDS encoding DUF2092 domain-containing protein, with product MRGGFRAGACAVAFALAVAALAAPPAIGAEEEADPSRPPIVDPRADRLLRAMGDVLAAASQFSFRARIEYDQVLPSGQKVELGALQDVAVRRPDRVYVEYEGDAGANRLWYDGRQITVLDGEENLYAAAPMPGKIDQAIDRLIGQYGFSAPLSDFLYSDPYRVLRARAQFGLYLGETSVEGVRCHHLAFVDKAIDWQIWIQDGTQLVPCKVVITYSRLPGEPRFAATFSDWDLGARLADVRFEPMLPPDAARIDFVAAMKKAEAR from the coding sequence ATGAGGGGTGGCTTCCGGGCAGGCGCTTGCGCCGTCGCCTTCGCGCTGGCCGTCGCGGCGCTGGCGGCGCCTCCGGCGATCGGCGCCGAGGAGGAGGCCGACCCGTCGCGGCCGCCGATCGTGGACCCGCGCGCCGACCGGCTGCTGCGCGCCATGGGCGACGTCCTCGCCGCTGCGAGCCAGTTCAGCTTCCGCGCCCGCATCGAGTACGACCAGGTGCTGCCGAGCGGGCAGAAGGTCGAGCTCGGCGCGCTCCAGGACGTGGCCGTGCGCCGCCCCGACCGCGTGTACGTCGAGTACGAAGGTGACGCCGGCGCCAACCGGCTGTGGTACGACGGCCGGCAGATCACCGTGCTCGACGGTGAGGAGAACCTCTACGCCGCAGCGCCGATGCCCGGGAAGATCGACCAGGCCATCGACCGCCTGATCGGCCAGTACGGCTTCTCGGCGCCGCTCTCCGACTTCCTGTACAGCGATCCCTACCGGGTCCTGCGCGCGCGCGCGCAGTTCGGGCTCTACCTCGGCGAGACCTCGGTCGAGGGCGTGCGCTGCCATCACCTGGCCTTCGTCGACAAGGCGATCGACTGGCAGATCTGGATCCAGGACGGGACCCAGCTCGTCCCGTGCAAGGTCGTGATCACCTACAGCCGGCTCCCCGGCGAGCCCCGCTTCGCGGCCACCTTCTCGGACTGGGATCTCGGGGCGCGCCTCGCGGACGTCCGCTTCGAGCCGATGCTCCCGCCCGACGCCGCGCGCATCGACTTCGTCGCGGCGATGAAGAAGGCGGAGGCCCGGTGA
- a CDS encoding DUF4410 domain-containing protein, whose translation MNAARTLAGIYLALALAVACASSQVSDRESQVSGRLPRPDTIWVYPFGVTPADVPGASAAAGRVDAAPMSADELAEGRELGAEVASALADEIQRMGLPAAVPVPGTTPRIDDIVIHGYFTSIHEGSAAERMVVGFGAGASKLTTVVEGFEMTPEGLRKLGSASVATGGAKGPGAAVPAAVAIATANPIGLIVSSAVKVEGEASGRSTIAGRGRQTAKVIAEQLEPKFREQGWIP comes from the coding sequence ATGAACGCCGCACGAACCCTTGCCGGGATCTACCTCGCCCTGGCGCTCGCGGTCGCCTGCGCCTCGAGCCAGGTGAGCGACCGCGAGAGCCAGGTGAGCGGCCGGCTCCCCCGGCCCGACACCATCTGGGTGTACCCGTTCGGGGTCACGCCCGCGGACGTCCCGGGCGCGTCGGCAGCGGCCGGCCGGGTCGACGCGGCGCCGATGAGCGCCGACGAGCTGGCCGAGGGCCGCGAGCTGGGCGCCGAGGTGGCGAGCGCCCTGGCCGACGAGATCCAGCGCATGGGCCTGCCGGCCGCCGTCCCGGTGCCGGGCACGACGCCGCGGATCGACGACATCGTGATCCACGGGTACTTCACGTCGATCCACGAGGGCAGCGCCGCCGAGCGCATGGTGGTCGGCTTCGGGGCCGGCGCCTCCAAGCTCACCACGGTCGTGGAGGGCTTCGAGATGACGCCCGAGGGCCTGCGCAAGCTCGGCTCCGCCTCGGTGGCGACCGGTGGCGCCAAGGGCCCCGGCGCCGCCGTCCCGGCGGCCGTCGCCATCGCGACGGCGAACCCGATCGGCCTGATCGTGTCGAGCGCGGTCAAGGTGGAGGGCGAGGCGAGCGGCCGCAGCACGATCGCGGGCCGGGGGCGGCAGACGGCAAAGGTGATCGCCGAGCAGCTCGAGCCGAAGTTCCGGGAGCAGGGCTGGATCCCGTGA